From Pelosinus fermentans DSM 17108, the proteins below share one genomic window:
- the modA gene encoding molybdate ABC transporter substrate-binding protein gives MSIYRLHAIVCLIVCFMVLSFVAGCGNVQPAAVPSVQPAEINVSAAMGLKDALGEIQKKYEADHSVKIVFNLASSGALQTQIEQGAPADLFISAASKQMDELQKKNLIIPATRKNLVGNQLVLIVPKTSQLELHSFQDLTNASVTRFGMGVPETVPAGEYAKQVLEKLQVWETVREKAVMPKDIHSVLTYVETGNVEAGIVFSTVAAASDKVKVAAIAPANTHEPIIFLGAVVSSAKHPKEAEAFLQYLTSSDGMAVFTKYGFQEMQ, from the coding sequence ATGTCGATATATAGACTACATGCTATAGTATGTCTAATTGTATGTTTTATGGTACTTTCTTTTGTTGCAGGGTGCGGGAATGTACAGCCGGCTGCAGTTCCCTCAGTTCAGCCAGCAGAAATAAATGTATCGGCGGCTATGGGCCTTAAAGATGCCCTAGGGGAAATTCAAAAGAAATATGAAGCGGATCATTCTGTTAAAATTGTATTTAACTTGGCGTCTTCAGGGGCATTACAAACTCAAATCGAGCAAGGGGCACCAGCGGATTTATTTATTTCCGCTGCTAGTAAACAAATGGATGAATTGCAAAAAAAGAATCTAATTATTCCTGCTACGCGCAAGAATTTGGTCGGAAACCAATTGGTATTGATTGTACCTAAGACTTCTCAACTGGAGTTGCATAGCTTTCAAGATTTGACTAACGCAAGTGTTACTCGTTTTGGCATGGGTGTGCCAGAGACAGTACCAGCGGGTGAATATGCCAAACAGGTACTGGAAAAATTACAAGTATGGGAAACTGTACGAGAAAAAGCTGTAATGCCTAAAGATATTCATAGTGTATTGACTTATGTGGAGACAGGGAATGTAGAAGCCGGGATTGTCTTTTCTACCGTGGCGGCTGCAAGTGATAAAGTAAAAGTTGCTGCCATAGCGCCAGCGAATACCCATGAGCCAATCATATTTCTAGGTGCTGTCGTGAGCAGTGCTAAGCATCCTAAAGAAGCAGAAGCATTTTTACAATATCTGACGAGTTCGGATGGAATGGCAGTGTTTACTAAATATGGTTTCCAAGAGATGCAGTAA